TCTCCTTGATGGGAGCGGGGCCACTCGCTCTTAGAAACACTGCCAATCTAATTCTACTACCCTTATATCTACTTCCTCTTCTATCTCTAAAAGGCATATGTAAGAAAAAGGGTAAGGGAACTAGATTGTACCGTTTCTAGGACGCGAGTGGGCATCGCCCAAATGGAACGGATCAAGAACGCGCATCCGTCCGGAGACTCATGGCGGGGCCGTCAGGCGCTCCACCCAAAGAGCGCCGTCGGCATCATCGGTCCAACAGCGGAATGTGCCGCACTTGTTGTGCCGCATATACGCGACACGAGTCCGGCCCAACTCAACGTCGGCGGGTGTAGGGTAGGGGTTCAGCATCATTGATTGACCGACCAGCAGCTGTGCCCAGTCGGCCAGCTTTTTGTGGGACGGCTTGTCCGCCAGCCGACGGGTGCGGATAAACGCGCCGACTATCCGGATATGGAAGTGAACTCCCGTCAGGGCGAGCTTCGCCGCGGACCGCTTGCCACGGTCTGCAACGTGATGGATCTCGCGCGCCCATTCACCTTCAAACGGGAATGGTCCATGCCAATCCGTTTGACCGATCTTCAAATAATAAGCGTTACTGTCGCACATTGGTCGAGCAGTCCGGAAGAACTCGTCACCACGGCGGGTGATCTGAGCGGGGCCACGGGTGTCACCGGTCATTGCTGAACTCCCGCATTGTCGGCGTAGTGGTCAAGATCGGCCTTCGCGTAGCGAACGGCCCCACCAAATTTACGATATGCAGGGCCTCGGGAACCAATGGATCGCCACCGCGATAGGGTGGCCTGTGAAAGTCTTAGGTACTTGGCAGCACCTGCCTCGGTCAAGAATACTGTTTCAGTCATTTTTTTCTCCGTATGAAGTGTGACAAACGGAGCTATGACGTGATGTGTTCTTCATGAATATAGCAAGGCGGTAGTGGTTGTGCGCGGTTGTGCAGATAGTTCTACATATGATGTATCGATATTTGCCGCTGTTGATGCCTGGCCCGTTATCTGCCACATTGTAGGCACGTTGGGTCAGTCCCCAGCGGGAGGCGTCGTAACCTCAAAAGCTCTCGGCCGGTCACAGTTTCGTGGCCGGGTGGCATGCGCGTATGTCCAGTCGGCTCTGCCGATAAAGGTGCATGCGCGCTGGCGAGAGCTTGCGTTACGAACGCCCGGCTCGACCGGGCGGCCTCCGATACGGGAGGAAGATATGAGCGATCACGTTCGACGCATAATGATCCAAGAGCGCCTCAAGGCGGAGCGCGCGGCGAAGGGTGGCTTGCCGCTCGGCGAGAAACTGGGACGCTGGGGCCTCGTTGTCGTGGCGATAATTATAACATGTAATTCGCTTCTTCCCTCGCCAGTGCACACGGGTCCGCCGCCACTGAACGCTGAGGATCGCGAGTATGCTAAACTGGTCGCGACGTCGTCGCACATGTCTATCGAAGCCGCCGAGGCGTTCGTCCTTGCTCACAGGCCTTCAGAGTACGAGCGCCGGCGACTAGAGACTGAGCGACGTCAACGTGAGGCTGAACAAGATGCTCTACGGCGGGCCTACATGAACTAAACACTATGCCGCCACGCTAC
This sequence is a window from Sphingomonas ginsenosidivorax. Protein-coding genes within it:
- a CDS encoding helix-turn-helix transcriptional regulator, which produces MTETVFLTEAGAAKYLRLSQATLSRWRSIGSRGPAYRKFGGAVRYAKADLDHYADNAGVQQ